From the genome of Papaver somniferum cultivar HN1 chromosome 2, ASM357369v1, whole genome shotgun sequence, one region includes:
- the LOC113353323 gene encoding phenylalanine N-monooxygenase-like, giving the protein MAIKTSFLSFSSTSLWLDSVTNLAMLDLLNTSYLLRILASIVLLLFIKFGVNSLRKQPSLSASFPLPPGPSPWPILGSIPELLRNKPRYKWILGLMEELNTEIACIRLGNVHVIPVTSPELAREFLDKQDAVFASRPRTMATEYLSRGFLTAVVTPWGDQWKKMRRVVSSEMVSHKRLKWLLEKRNEEADNLVFYLHNQCHKNSLSGGAVFNIRLLTRQFSGNVIRKMIFNKRCFGQGRKDGGPGIEEIEHVDSAFEVLYYVYAFGIQDYLPYLRWLDIDGHEKIVKKAMGVVDKYHDPIIEERIRQWRNGTMENKVPDDLLDVLISLKDENGNSLLSTEEIKAQVTEIILATVDNPANTVEWAMAEMINQPDILRKAADEIDMVVGKSRWVQEADIPKLNYVKACAREALRLHPLAPFNVPHVSISDTVVSGYFIPRGSHVLLSRTELGRNHRIWHEPLKFNPERHLTAKNGGVAAVDLAEQELRFISFSTGRRGCVGGSLGTAITIMLLARLIQGFDWSAPPDESMIDLSESATDLLLAKPLIAHAKPRLPINIYPVE; this is encoded by the exons ATGGCCATCAAAACCTCTTTCTTAAGCTTCTCTAGCACTAGCCTTTGGCTGGATTCTGTAACCAACCTCGCAATGCTTGATCTACTAAATACCAGCTATTTGCTACGTATTCTTGCATCGATAGTTTTACTTCTTTTCATCAAGTTTGGTGTAAATTCCCTTAGGAAACAGCCCTCTTTATCAGCTTCATTTCCATTACCTCCAGGACCATCACCTTGGCCAATTTTGGGCAGCATACCAGAATTACTTCGTAATAAACCAAGATATAAATGGATACTAGGTCTGATGGAAGAACTGAATACTGAAATCGCATGTATTCGTCTTGGTAACGTTCATGTAATTCCAGTAACTTCTCCCGAACTTGCTCGAGAATTTTTGGATAAACAAGATGCGGTGTTTGCTTCAAGGCCTAGAACAATGGCTACTGAGTATTTGAGTCGTGGGTTCTTAACTGCTGTTGTTACACCGTGGGGAGAccaatggaagaagatgagaaGAGTTGTGAGCTCCGAAATGGTCAGTCATAAGAGACTTAAATGGCTTCTCGAGAAGAGAAATGAGGAAGCTGACAACCTTGTGTTTTATTTACACAATCAGTGCCATAAAAACTCGTTGAGTGGAGGTGCAGTGTTTAATATAAGATTACTAACAAGGCAATTCAGTGGGAATGTAATTAGAAAAATGATTTTCAACAAAAGGTGTTTTGGCCAAGGAAGAAAAGATGGAGGACCCGGTATTGAAGAGATAGAACATGTTGATTCAGCTTTTGAAGTCCTATATTATGTTTATGCTTTTGGTATACAAGATTATTTACCTTATTTGAGATGGTTGGATATAGACGGTCATGAAAAGATTGTCAAGAAAGCAATGGGGGTTGTGGATAAGTATCATGACCCAATTATTGAAGAAAGGATTCGACAATGGCGCAATGGAACTATGGAGAACAAAGTGCCTGACGATTTGCTAGATGTGCTTATTTCGCTTAAGGATGAAAACGGGAACTCATTGTTATCAACTGAAGAGATCAAAGCTCAAGTAACG GAAATAATACTGGCGACAGTGGATAATCCGGCAAATACAGTCGAATGGGCCATGGCAGAGATGATAAATCAACCGGATATTCTCAGAAAAGCAGCAGATGAAATCGATATGGTAGTCGGTAAAAGCCGCTGGGTACAAGAAGCCGATATTCCAAAACTCAATTATGTAAAAGCTTGTGCTAGGGAAGCACTTAGACTCCATCCATTAGCTCCCTTTAACGTTCCGCATGTATCGATTTCAGATACAGTAGTATCAGGCTATTTTATCCCGAGAGGAAGTCATGTATTGTTAAGTCGAACAGAATTAGGTCGGAACCATAGAATTTGGCATGAACCACTAAAGTTCAACCCGGAGCGTCATTTAACAGCAAAAAATGGCGGAGTAGCTGCTGTGGATCTTGCCGAGCAGGAACTACGTTTCATATCATTTTCTACTGGACGGCGTGGATGTGTGGGTGGTTCACTTGGGACTGCAATTACTATCATGTTATTAGCTAGACTCATTCAAGGGTTCGACTGGAGTGCTCCACCAGATGAATCGATGATAGATCTATCGGAATCGGCTACTGATTTGCTTTTGGCTAAGCCATTAATTGCTCATGCCAAACCTAGGCTGCCTATAAATATTTACCCGGTAGAGTAA